The Zootoca vivipara chromosome 16, rZooViv1.1, whole genome shotgun sequence genome has a segment encoding these proteins:
- the UXT gene encoding protein UXT gives MPGERQVQEKVLQYEAFVSDVLQRDLQKVLEQRDQVYEKMAQYLQLKNIIERLQETGSQELTTQVDLGCNFYVNAEVPNASTIFVALGYGFFVELTLPEALAFIEKKNKLLTELSEALTKDSAKIKANIRMVLEGLHELQGLQDLPEETRRDIFL, from the exons ATGCCGGGCGAGCGGCAGGTGCAGGAGAAGGTGCTTCAGTACGAAGCTTTCGTCAGTGATGTTTTGCAGAGGGATCTCCA GAAGGTTCTGGAGCAGCGGGATCAGGTCTATGAAAAGATGGCTCAGTACCTGCAGCTCAAGAATATTATTGAGCGGTTGCAG GAGACAGGAAGCCAGGAGCTGACAACTCAAGTGGATCTAGGCTGCAATTTCTATGTCAATGCAGAAGT GCCTAATGCCTCCACCATATTTGTAGCGCTGGGTTATGGGTTCTTTGTGGAGTTGACTCTTCCTGAGGCGCTTGCCTTCATTGAGAAGAAGAACAAGCTATTAACAGA GCTCAGTGAAGCCCTTACCAAAGACTCTGCCAAGATCAAAGCCAACATTCGGATGGTTTTAGAG GGCTTGCATGAACTCCAAGGTCTTCAAGATTTGCCTGAGGAGACCAGAAGGGACATCTTCCTTTAG
- the USP11 gene encoding ubiquitin carboxyl-terminal hydrolase 11 isoform X2: MQKVEVYLVELYLCQHSDMDNPVTAQFSRMDIIETVLKEARRQFSVPVEAETRLWVKNSDGSCERLRNLQMTVLDACLSSGQVVVMETRSKDGTWPSSRPHIMKNSLEEEELYQGQPGVCGLTNLGNTCFMNSALQCLSNVPPLTEYFLNNRYLDELNFSNPLGMKGEIAEAYADLIKQQWSGHHRSIVPRMFKTKVGHFASQFLGYQQHDSQELLSFLLDGLHEDLNRVKKKEYIELKDAAGRPDEEVAEEAWRNHKRRNHSIIVDIFHGLFKSTLVCPECGKVSVTFDPFCYLSAPLPISKDRVMEVFFVSMEPSKKPEQHRLIVPKAGKVLDLCHTLSKHTGVPAERMMVADVFSHRFYKIYQMEESLSCILDRDDIFIYEVSVSTLEDPATADAVVLPVYLRERTQGRDYSNTYYGVVLFGHPLLVSVPRDQLSWDSLYQLLLHRLSRYVTRPDSEEEDDPSEDDEEEDLYNKRPNGLSEGEDDDEEETTAEGSTSQEPSSEAEENPSDASVGEEAAGVEGRPSPSPAPQQTPSSSPSPPTANQAKRKCCQKRRKLLFTLQAVNSNGTSDRMAAQDEGSTVSFNSQPYIAMDWDSNMRKRYYDEAEAEGYIKHECMDVTPRKNPVKLQECLELFTTVETLEEENPWYCPTCKKHQLATKKLDLWSLPEILIIHLKRFSYTKFSREKLDTLVEFPVQDLDFSDFILKPQKDKDPTLYKYDLIAVSNHYGGLRDGHYTTFARNKDSGTWFYFDDSSVSAVSKVQIESKAAYVLFYQRQDKIRPPLLLAVPTSAAGARDQDGGGGSCCEPHPREQASRDFMDVD; the protein is encoded by the exons ATGCAGAAAGTGGAGGTTTACCTGGTGGAACTTTACCTTTGCCAGCACAGTGACATGGACAACCCTGTCACTGCCCAGTTTAGCCGAATGGATATTATCG AAACGGTGCTGAAGGAAGCACGACGGCAGTTTTCTGTTCCAGTAGAGGCCGAAACAAGGCTGTGGGTGAAGAACTCAGACGGCTCATGTGAGCGGCTACGGAACTTGCAGATGACGGTGTTGGATGCCTGCCTCAGTTCAGGGCAG GTGGTGGTAATGGAGACCAGGAGTAAGGACGGCACTTGGCCCAGCTCTAGACCACATATCAT GAAGAACTCCCTCGAGGAGGAGGAACTCTATCAGGGCCAGCCTGGCGTTTGCGGTCTCACCAACTTAGGCAACACCTGCTTCATGAATTCTGCTTTGCAG tgtcTCAGCAATGTGCCCCCTCTTACTGAGTATTTCCTCAACAACCGCTACCTGGACGAGTTGAACTTCAGCAACCCCCTGGGCATGAAGGGTGAGATTGCAGAGGCCTACGCTGACCTCATCAAGCAGCAGTGGTCCGGCCACCACCGCTCTATCGTGCCTCGCATGTTCAAG ACCAAAGTGGGCCATTTTGCCTCCCAGTTCCTTGGCTACCAGCAGCACGACTCCCAGGAGCTGCTCTCCTTCCTGCTTGATGGGCTGCACGAGGACCTCAACCGGGTCAAGAAGAAAgagtacatagagctgaaggatGCAGCAGGGAGGCCAGACGAG gaAGTAGCGGAGGAAGCATGGCGGAACCACAAGCGCCGCAACCACTCCATCATTGTTGACATTTTTCACGGGCTCTTCAAGTCGACACTGGTGTGCCCCGAATGTGGCAAGGTTTCGGTGACCTTTGACCCCTTCTGCTACCTCAGTGCTCCCCTGCCCATCAGCAAGGACCGGGTGATGGAGGTTTTCTTCGTGTCCATGGAGCCCAGTAAGAAACCCGAACAG CACAGACTGATTGTCCCAAAGGCCGGGAAAGTGCTAGATCTCTGCCACACCCTCTCCAAGCATACAGGGGTGCCTGCTGAGCGG ATGATGGTGGCTGACGTGTTCAGTCACCGCTTCTACAAGATCTACCAGATGGAAGAATCCCTCAGCTGCATCCTGGACCGGGATGACATCTTCAT ATACGAGGTGTCGGTCTCCACACTGGAGGATCCGGCCACGGCAGATGCAGTTGTGCTCCCTGTGTACCTCCGAGAGCGCACCCAGGGCCGCGACTACAGCAACACCTACTACGGGGTGGTGCTCTTTGGCCACCCGCTCCTGGTGTCTGTGCCACGAGACCAGCTCTCCTGGGACTCGCTCTATCAGCTCTTGCTGCACCGGCTCTC CCGCTACGTGACACGACCAGACTCTGAGGAAGAGGACGATCCGAGTGAGGACGATGAGGAGGAGGACCTCTACAACAAGAGGCCCAATGGGCTGAGCGAAG GGGAGGACGACGATGAGGAAGAGACGACGGCAGAAGGCTCCACGAGCCAGGAGCCCAGCTCGGAGGCGGAGGAAAACCCCTCGGACGCCTCTGTGGGGGAGGAAGCAGCTGGCGTGGAGGGGAGGCCCAGCCCCAGCCCAGCTCCTCAGCAGACACCCTCTTCCAGTCCCAGCCCCCCGACGGCCAACCAGGCCAAACGCAAATGCTGCCAGAAGCGGCGCAAGCTGCTCTTCACCCTCCAGGCCGTCAATTCCAACGGGACCAGCGACCGGATGGCTGCCCAGGACGAGGGCAGCACCGTCTCCTTCAACT CCCAACCGTACATTGCGATGGACTGGGACTCCAACATGAGGAAACGCTACTACGatgaggcggaggcggag GGCTACATCAAGCACGAGTGCATGGACGTCACGCCAAGGAAGAATCCAGTGAAGCTGCAGGAGTGCCTCGAACTCTTCACCACCGTGGAGACGCTGGAGGAGGAGAATCCCTG GTACTGTCCCACCTGCAAGAAGCACCAGTTGGCCACCAAGAAGCTGGACTTGTGGTCGCTGCCAGAGATCCTGATCATTCACCTCAAGCGCTTTTCCTACACCAAGTTCTCCAGGGAGAAACTCGACACCCTGGTGGAGTTCCCTGTCCA GGATCTCGATTTCTCAGACTTTATCCTCAAGCCACAGAAAGACAAGGACCCCACACTGTACAAATATGATCTCATCGCCGTGTCAAACCACTACGGGGGTCTCCGAGACGGGCACT ACACGACTTTTGCCCGGAACAAAGACAGCGGAACATGGTTCTACTTTGATGACAGCAGTGTCTCCGCCGTTTCCAAGGTCCAGATTGAG TCCAAAGCTGCCTATGTGCTCTTCTACCAGCGCCAGGACAAAATCCGgccccctctcctccttgctGTGCCCACGAGTGCCGCAGGTGCCAGAGACCAGGACGGTGGCGGCGGGTCCTGCTGCGAGCCCCACCCCAGAGAGCAAGCCAGTAGGGACTTTATGGATGTGGACTGA
- the LOC118075495 gene encoding ER membrane protein complex subunit 3 isoform X1, with product MAAPELRLDGWIRFWVLLPVAWIALAIGVLRLRIAGLLRGERVLGWLEQRQDTQILARSRLLRENGRFLTHQGFLMRKHHFNNPESGFFRQTKRKVQPRNLLTDPSLVMEMMKGNLVHVLPMILVGGWINWAFSGFVATKVPFPLTLRFKPMLQRGISLPSLDPSWVSSASWYFLNVFGLRRVYSLILGEETAAEQNQLLLQDQFFSPAVPTPPDPNKAFKAEWEALELVSHHWALQDVEEQLMSQDLKLAGMPGPD from the exons ATGGCGGCTCCGGAACTGCGTCTGGACGGCTGGATTCGCTTCTGGGTTCTGCTGCCCGTGGCTTGGATCGCGCTCGCCATAGGGGTTCTGCGCCTGCGCATAGCGGGCCTGCTGCGCGGCGAGCGCGTGCTAGGCTGGCTCGAGCAACGGCAGGACAC GCAGATTCTGGCTCGTAGTCGCCTCCTGAGAGAAAATGGACGTTTCCTAACTCATCAG ggCTTCCTCATGCGTAAGCATCACTTCAATAACCCTGAAAGTGGCTTCTTCCGCCAAACCAAGCGTAAAGTGCAGCCCCGAAACCTGCTGACAG ATCCCAGCCTGGTTATGGAGATGATGAAGGGCAACTTGGTCCATGTCCTGCCCATGATCCTAGTTGGAGGCTGGATCAATTGGGCCTTCTCTGGCTTTGTGGCCA ccaagGTTCCCTTCCCCCTGACCCTGCGCTTCAAGCCCATGCTGCAGCGTGGAATTAGCCTGCCTTCCTTGGACCCCTCTTG GGTGAGTTCGGCCTCCTGGTACTTCCTCAACGTTTTTGGCCTCCGCAGAGTGTACAGCCTCATCCTGGGAGAGGAGACCG CTGCGGAGCAGAACCAACTGCTATTGCAGGACCAGTTCTTCAGCCcagctgtccccaccccacctgatCCCAACAAGGCTTTCAAG GCTGAGTGGGAAGCTTTAGAGCTGGTTTCTCACCACTGGGCTCTACAGGATGTGGAAGAGCAATTGATGTCACAGGACCTCAAGCTGGCAGGGATGCCTGGGCCTGACTGA
- the LOC118075495 gene encoding ER membrane protein complex subunit 3 isoform X2, producing MPGAWSPFRQILARSRLLRENGRFLTHQGFLMRKHHFNNPESGFFRQTKRKVQPRNLLTDPSLVMEMMKGNLVHVLPMILVGGWINWAFSGFVATKVPFPLTLRFKPMLQRGISLPSLDPSWVSSASWYFLNVFGLRRVYSLILGEETAAEQNQLLLQDQFFSPAVPTPPDPNKAFKAEWEALELVSHHWALQDVEEQLMSQDLKLAGMPGPD from the exons ATGCCAGGAGCATGGAGCCCTTTTAG GCAGATTCTGGCTCGTAGTCGCCTCCTGAGAGAAAATGGACGTTTCCTAACTCATCAG ggCTTCCTCATGCGTAAGCATCACTTCAATAACCCTGAAAGTGGCTTCTTCCGCCAAACCAAGCGTAAAGTGCAGCCCCGAAACCTGCTGACAG ATCCCAGCCTGGTTATGGAGATGATGAAGGGCAACTTGGTCCATGTCCTGCCCATGATCCTAGTTGGAGGCTGGATCAATTGGGCCTTCTCTGGCTTTGTGGCCA ccaagGTTCCCTTCCCCCTGACCCTGCGCTTCAAGCCCATGCTGCAGCGTGGAATTAGCCTGCCTTCCTTGGACCCCTCTTG GGTGAGTTCGGCCTCCTGGTACTTCCTCAACGTTTTTGGCCTCCGCAGAGTGTACAGCCTCATCCTGGGAGAGGAGACCG CTGCGGAGCAGAACCAACTGCTATTGCAGGACCAGTTCTTCAGCCcagctgtccccaccccacctgatCCCAACAAGGCTTTCAAG GCTGAGTGGGAAGCTTTAGAGCTGGTTTCTCACCACTGGGCTCTACAGGATGTGGAAGAGCAATTGATGTCACAGGACCTCAAGCTGGCAGGGATGCCTGGGCCTGACTGA